A genomic window from Sorex araneus isolate mSorAra2 chromosome 2, mSorAra2.pri, whole genome shotgun sequence includes:
- the LOC129402244 gene encoding cytochrome c oxidase subunit NDUFA4 — MLRMIVSQAKKHPSLIPLFVFIGAGGTGASLYITRLALFNPDVSWDRKNNPEPWNKLGPNDQYKFFAVNVDYSKLKKEGPDF; from the coding sequence ATGCTGCGCATGATTGTCAGCCAGGCTAAGAAGCATCCGAGCTTGATTCCCCTCTTCGTCTTTATTGGAGCTGGAGGTACTGGTGCATCGCTGTATATCACCCGCCTGGCCTTGTTCAATCCTGATGTCAGTTGGGACAGAAAGAATAACCCAGAGCCCTGGAACAAACTGGGTCCAAATGATCAATACAAGTTTTTCGCAGTGAATGTAGATTACAGCAAACTGAAGAAAGAAGGTCCAGACTTCTAA